One Novosphingobium sp. EMRT-2 DNA segment encodes these proteins:
- the nadB gene encoding L-aspartate oxidase, translating to MSHDVLIIGSGAAGLTAALVLAEKCRVLVLAKGALDGGSTAWAQGGIAAVLDEGDTFEDHIRDTMVAGAGLNRHETVEFVIEHAPEAIRRLVDLGVPFNAEAGALHLTREGGHSHRRIVHVDDATGAAVQKALLQAAREHPNITLLPGQTCIDLITGRHEQARYSGSGRVWGVYALDEASGTVEAHTARATILATGGAGRVYQFSTAPRGATGDGIAMAWRAGARVSNMEMMQFHPTCLYHLEVKNFLITEAVRGEGGRLINPRTGKRFMEFYDAERLELAPRDIVARAIDSEIKRFGLDFVHLDISHMPAGFVRSHFPNIYEKLLGLGIDMTKQPIPVVPAQHYTCGGILIDLAGRTDLPGLYAAGECTESGLHGANRLASNSLLECFVFGDAAARDILARWDSFDAPPAVRPWDESRVTDSDEEVVIKQNWTEIRRFMWNYVGIVRTDKRLERAAHRIKMLEDEVNDYYGHFRVSTDLIELRNLLQSADLIVRSARARHESRGLHYNLDYPQTDDAARDTVLTPR from the coding sequence GTGAGCCACGACGTCCTGATCATCGGTTCCGGCGCGGCCGGACTCACCGCCGCGCTGGTGCTGGCGGAAAAGTGCCGCGTCCTCGTCCTCGCCAAGGGCGCGCTCGATGGTGGATCGACGGCGTGGGCACAGGGCGGCATTGCCGCCGTGCTCGACGAGGGCGATACCTTCGAGGACCATATCCGCGACACGATGGTCGCCGGGGCAGGACTGAACCGGCACGAGACGGTCGAATTCGTGATCGAGCACGCGCCCGAGGCGATCCGCCGGCTGGTCGATCTGGGCGTGCCCTTCAATGCCGAGGCCGGCGCGCTCCATCTCACGCGCGAAGGCGGGCATTCGCACCGGCGTATCGTCCACGTCGACGATGCCACGGGCGCGGCGGTGCAGAAGGCGCTGTTGCAGGCGGCGCGCGAACACCCCAACATCACGCTGCTGCCGGGGCAGACCTGCATCGATCTGATCACCGGGCGGCACGAACAGGCGCGCTATTCCGGATCGGGCCGGGTCTGGGGCGTCTATGCGCTCGACGAGGCCAGCGGCACGGTGGAAGCGCACACCGCGCGCGCCACGATCCTCGCCACCGGCGGCGCCGGCCGCGTCTATCAGTTCTCCACCGCCCCGCGCGGCGCGACCGGCGACGGCATCGCGATGGCCTGGCGCGCCGGCGCGCGCGTCTCCAACATGGAGATGATGCAGTTCCACCCCACCTGCCTCTATCACCTGGAGGTCAAGAACTTCCTGATTACCGAGGCGGTGCGTGGCGAAGGCGGGCGGCTGATCAATCCGCGCACCGGCAAGCGCTTCATGGAATTCTACGACGCCGAACGGCTCGAACTCGCCCCGCGCGACATCGTGGCGCGGGCGATCGATTCGGAAATCAAGCGCTTCGGCCTCGATTTCGTGCATCTCGACATCAGCCACATGCCGGCCGGCTTCGTGCGCAGCCACTTTCCCAACATCTACGAGAAGCTGCTGGGCCTCGGCATCGACATGACGAAGCAGCCGATCCCGGTGGTGCCCGCGCAGCACTATACCTGCGGCGGCATCCTCATCGACCTGGCTGGCCGCACCGACCTGCCCGGTCTCTACGCGGCGGGCGAATGCACCGAAAGCGGGTTGCACGGCGCCAACCGCCTCGCCTCCAATTCGCTGCTCGAATGCTTCGTGTTCGGCGATGCCGCCGCGCGCGACATCCTCGCGCGCTGGGATAGCTTCGACGCGCCCCCCGCCGTCCGCCCGTGGGACGAAAGCCGCGTGACCGATTCCGACGAGGAAGTCGTCATCAAGCAGAACTGGACCGAGATCCGCCGCTTCATGTGGAACTACGTGGGCATCGTGCGCACCGACAAGCGGCTCGAACGCGCCGCGCACCGCATCAAGATGCTGGAGGACGAGGTCAACGACTACTACGGCCACTTTCGCGTCTCGACCGACCTGATCGAGCTGCGCAACCTGCTGCAGAGCGCGGACCTCATCGTCCGGTCGGCCCGCGCCCGGCACGAAAGCCGGGGCCTGCACTACAATCTCGACTATCCGCAGACCGACGATGCCGCGCGCGATACCGTGCTGACGCCGCGCTGA
- a CDS encoding ABC transporter ATP-binding protein, with protein MDSTPTVPPAIRIRDLVKQYAASGKAPGKLALQGVSFDVPQGQIFGLLGPNGAGKSTLINTLAGLVMKTSGSVEIWGHDIDRDRRNAKASIGIVPQEIVFDPFFTPIEVLENQAGLYGVPKALRRSMDLLRAVHLEDKAKAYARTLSGGMKRRLLIAKALVHNPPIIVLDEPTAGVDVELRRQLWELVSHLNKEEGVTVVLTTHYLEEAEELCERIAIINHGQLIANKPTRELVDMAREKIVVLTLDRDVPAAPQHPAFRKSVISGERQVEVTYDKDQMNAGEVLALVQGQGYAIVDVSTREADLEDVFVSLTSEPAQAA; from the coding sequence ATGGATTCCACACCCACGGTTCCGCCCGCGATCCGCATCCGCGACCTCGTCAAGCAATACGCCGCCTCAGGCAAGGCTCCGGGCAAGCTGGCCCTGCAGGGCGTGAGCTTCGACGTGCCGCAGGGCCAGATCTTCGGCCTGCTCGGCCCCAACGGCGCGGGCAAGTCCACGCTGATCAACACGCTTGCCGGGCTGGTGATGAAGACCTCGGGCAGCGTCGAGATCTGGGGCCACGACATCGATCGCGACCGGCGCAACGCCAAGGCATCGATCGGCATCGTGCCGCAGGAAATCGTGTTCGACCCGTTTTTCACCCCGATCGAGGTGCTGGAGAATCAGGCCGGGCTCTATGGCGTGCCCAAGGCGCTGCGCCGATCGATGGACCTGCTGCGCGCGGTTCATCTGGAAGACAAGGCCAAGGCCTATGCCCGCACGCTTTCGGGGGGGATGAAGCGCCGGCTGCTGATCGCCAAGGCACTGGTCCACAATCCGCCGATCATCGTGCTCGACGAGCCGACCGCCGGCGTGGACGTGGAACTGCGCCGCCAGCTCTGGGAACTGGTCTCGCACCTCAACAAGGAAGAAGGCGTTACCGTCGTCCTGACCACGCACTATCTCGAAGAGGCCGAGGAACTGTGCGAGCGCATCGCCATCATCAACCACGGCCAGCTCATCGCCAACAAGCCGACGCGCGAACTGGTCGACATGGCACGCGAGAAGATCGTGGTGCTGACGCTCGACCGGGACGTTCCCGCCGCACCGCAGCATCCGGCCTTCCGCAAGAGCGTGATTTCGGGTGAACGACAAGTCGAGGTCACGTACGACAAGGACCAGATGAATGCCGGCGAAGTGCTCGCCCTGGTGCAGGGACAGGGCTACGCAATCGTCGACGTCTCCACGCGCGAAGCCGATCTCGAGGACGTGTTCGTCTCGCTCACCAGCGAACCCGCGCAGGCTGCCTGA
- a CDS encoding zinc-finger domain-containing protein: MSKAPETVFTTSHRVSCDGAGDIRGGAAFKPSALGHPRVWLEIDERGYVDCGYCDKRFVLKGGLADSAQAA, translated from the coding sequence ATGAGCAAGGCCCCCGAAACCGTTTTCACCACGTCCCACCGCGTCAGCTGCGACGGTGCGGGCGACATTCGCGGCGGCGCCGCGTTCAAGCCCTCGGCGCTCGGCCATCCCCGCGTCTGGCTGGAAATCGACGAGCGCGGCTATGTCGATTGCGGCTATTGCGACAAGCGCTTCGTGCTGAAGGGCGGCCTGGCGGATAGCGCACAGGCGGCCTGA
- the tldD gene encoding metalloprotease TldD, with protein MTDFSDTRSLLYRSGALTPDDALRLTRDALAACDDGELYLQFIASESFGFDDGRLKTADYSRDAGFGLRGVSGEMTGFAHANEISAAAIARAGETLKLLDPAKGSAAAPPRSSNRHLYTDASPLDAVPFEAKVRLLEQIDAAARARDPRVAQVSASLAGSWSVVEIVRADGFVAHDVRPLVRLNVSIVAEQDGRRETGSFGIGGRRLYDDLFAPETWNRAIDSALAQALTNLESVAAPAGEMTVLLGPGWPGVLLHEAVGHGLEGDFNRKGTSAFSGRIGQRVAAPGVTVIDDGTLLGVGGAGRRGSLSIDDEGTPTQENVLIEDGILKGYIQDRLNARLMGVAPTGNGRRESYAHAPMPRMTNTFMRSGNDDPAELLSRVKNGIFAKSFGGGQVDITSGKFVFSCTEAYRIENGKLGAPIKGATLIGDGPTCLTKVIGIGNDLALDEGVGVCGKGGQSVPAGVGQPTLLVEGLTVGGTG; from the coding sequence ATGACCGACTTTTCCGACACCCGCTCGCTTCTTTACCGTTCCGGCGCGCTGACGCCCGACGATGCCCTGCGCCTGACGCGCGATGCGCTGGCCGCGTGTGACGATGGGGAACTCTATCTCCAGTTCATCGCCAGCGAGAGCTTCGGCTTCGATGACGGGCGGCTGAAAACGGCTGACTATTCGCGCGATGCGGGCTTCGGTCTGCGCGGCGTTTCGGGCGAGATGACGGGTTTTGCCCACGCCAACGAGATTTCCGCCGCCGCCATTGCCCGCGCGGGCGAGACACTGAAGCTGCTCGATCCGGCGAAAGGCAGCGCCGCCGCGCCGCCGCGCAGCAGCAACCGCCACCTCTACACTGACGCTTCGCCGCTCGATGCCGTGCCGTTCGAGGCCAAGGTGCGGCTGCTCGAACAGATCGATGCCGCGGCCCGCGCCCGCGATCCGCGCGTGGCGCAGGTTTCGGCTTCGCTCGCCGGAAGCTGGTCGGTGGTCGAGATCGTCCGCGCGGATGGCTTCGTCGCGCATGACGTACGGCCGCTGGTGCGGCTCAACGTCTCGATCGTGGCCGAGCAGGACGGGCGGCGCGAAACCGGCAGCTTCGGCATCGGCGGACGGCGGCTCTACGACGATCTGTTCGCGCCCGAGACGTGGAACCGCGCGATCGACAGCGCGCTGGCGCAGGCGCTGACCAACCTGGAATCGGTCGCCGCGCCGGCGGGCGAAATGACCGTGCTGCTCGGCCCCGGCTGGCCCGGCGTGCTGCTGCACGAGGCGGTGGGCCACGGCCTCGAAGGCGATTTCAACCGCAAGGGCACCAGCGCCTTTTCCGGCCGGATCGGCCAGCGCGTGGCCGCGCCCGGCGTGACGGTGATCGACGACGGCACGCTGCTGGGCGTGGGTGGCGCGGGGCGGCGCGGCTCGCTCAGCATCGATGACGAAGGCACGCCCACGCAGGAAAACGTGCTGATCGAGGACGGCATCCTCAAGGGCTATATCCAGGACCGGCTCAACGCCCGGCTGATGGGCGTGGCCCCCACCGGCAACGGCCGCCGCGAATCCTATGCCCACGCGCCGATGCCGCGCATGACGAACACCTTTATGCGCAGCGGCAACGACGATCCCGCCGAACTGCTGTCGCGCGTGAAGAACGGCATTTTCGCCAAGAGCTTCGGCGGCGGGCAGGTGGACATCACCAGCGGCAAGTTCGTGTTTTCCTGCACCGAAGCCTATCGCATCGAGAACGGGAAGCTGGGCGCGCCAATCAAGGGCGCGACGCTGATCGGCGATGGCCCCACCTGCCTGACCAAGGTCATCGGCATCGGCAACGATCTGGCGCTTGACGAGGGCGTGGGCGTGTGCGGCAAGGGCGGGCAGAGCGTGCCGGCCGGCGTCGGCCAGCCGACTCTGCTGGTCGAGGGCCTGACCGTTGGCGGCACGGGCTGA
- a CDS encoding GFA family protein, with protein sequence MAIGDAITGGCACGAVRWRAVDRGFRPYACHCKGCQTRQGSAFALNQQVLVTDLATEGAAIEGTCTGSHGATVTHVACRSCMTRLYTINHERPEIATIRTGTRDDSPDLVPAFHVWTSRKQPWIALPDDVPQLETQPSTREGWMALVLPA encoded by the coding sequence ATGGCGATTGGCGACGCGATAACCGGCGGCTGCGCCTGCGGCGCGGTGCGCTGGCGGGCGGTGGACCGAGGCTTCCGCCCTTATGCCTGCCATTGCAAGGGCTGCCAGACGCGGCAGGGCAGCGCCTTTGCGCTGAACCAGCAGGTGCTGGTGACTGACCTGGCGACCGAAGGCGCGGCGATCGAGGGCACCTGCACCGGCAGTCACGGCGCGACGGTGACGCACGTCGCGTGCCGTTCCTGCATGACCCGGCTCTACACGATAAACCACGAACGGCCCGAGATCGCTACGATCCGCACCGGCACGCGCGATGATAGCCCGGACCTTGTGCCCGCGTTCCACGTGTGGACATCGCGCAAGCAGCCGTGGATCGCGCTGCCCGACGACGTGCCGCAACTGGAAACCCAGCCCTCCACGCGCGAAGGATGGATGGCATTGGTCCTGCCCGCCTAA
- a CDS encoding GNAT family N-acetyltransferase — protein sequence MSTSSLTVRLAAPADAAALADLGRRAFVAKFGHLYRPEDLAAFLDGSHTEQKLDAELADPGMVTAVVEDGAGRLLAFCKLLLASSLPRVTDAARPLELKQLYGDPDVLGQGLGARLMDWALDEARARGADEVQLSVWSENPGAQRFYGRCGFVKVGEVDFMVGEQRDEDWLFALKL from the coding sequence ATGAGCACGTCTTCCCTGACCGTCCGCCTTGCCGCGCCCGCTGATGCCGCCGCGCTCGCCGATCTCGGCCGCCGCGCCTTCGTGGCCAAGTTCGGGCATCTCTATCGCCCCGAAGACCTTGCCGCGTTTCTCGACGGCAGCCATACCGAACAGAAGCTCGACGCCGAACTGGCCGATCCGGGCATGGTGACGGCGGTGGTGGAGGACGGGGCCGGGCGGCTGCTCGCCTTCTGCAAGCTGCTGCTGGCAAGCAGCCTGCCGCGCGTGACCGATGCGGCGCGCCCGCTGGAACTGAAGCAGCTTTACGGCGATCCCGACGTGCTGGGGCAGGGCCTTGGCGCGCGGCTGATGGACTGGGCGCTGGACGAGGCGCGCGCGCGGGGCGCGGACGAGGTGCAGCTTTCGGTGTGGAGCGAAAACCCCGGCGCGCAGCGATTCTATGGCCGCTGTGGCTTCGTCAAGGTGGGCGAGGTGGATTTCATGGTGGGTGAACAGCGCGACGAGGACTGGCTGTTCGCGCTGAAGCTGTAG
- the ispG gene encoding flavodoxin-dependent (E)-4-hydroxy-3-methylbut-2-enyl-diphosphate synthase, which translates to MSSVRPWRDIARRKSRQIMVGTVPVGGDAPITVQTMTNTLTSDPVATINQIRRCEDAGADLIRVSCPDVESTAALGKIVKAARIPIIADIHFHYKRALEAADAGAACLRINPGNIGSSERVAEVVRAAKANGCAIRIGVNAGSLEKDLLEKYGEPCPEALVESALDHIKLLQDHDFHEYKVAVKASDVFLAVAAYMGLAEAVDCPLHLGITEAGGLIGGTVKSSIGIGNLLWAGIGDTLRVSLSAEPEEEVRVGFEILKSLGLRTRGVRVVSCPSCARQGFDVIRTVEALEARLSHIKTPLSLSVLGCVVNGPGEARETDIGLTGGGNGKHMVYLSGVTDHHVQSEDMLDHIVALVEAKAAEIEAANDKVSEAAE; encoded by the coding sequence ATGTCTTCCGTACGTCCATGGCGCGATATCGCGCGTCGCAAGAGCCGCCAGATCATGGTCGGCACGGTCCCCGTCGGTGGCGATGCGCCGATCACGGTCCAGACCATGACCAACACGCTGACCTCCGACCCGGTGGCGACGATCAACCAGATCCGCCGCTGCGAGGATGCCGGCGCGGACCTGATCCGCGTTTCGTGCCCCGATGTGGAAAGCACCGCCGCGCTCGGAAAGATTGTGAAGGCGGCGCGCATCCCGATCATCGCGGACATCCATTTCCACTACAAGCGCGCGCTGGAAGCGGCCGACGCGGGCGCGGCCTGCCTGCGCATCAACCCCGGCAACATCGGCTCGTCCGAACGCGTGGCCGAAGTGGTGCGCGCGGCGAAGGCCAACGGCTGCGCCATCCGCATCGGCGTGAACGCGGGCAGCCTGGAGAAGGACCTGCTCGAAAAGTACGGCGAACCCTGCCCCGAAGCGCTGGTCGAATCCGCGCTCGATCACATCAAGCTGCTGCAGGACCACGATTTCCACGAATACAAGGTGGCGGTGAAGGCCAGCGACGTGTTTCTGGCCGTGGCCGCCTACATGGGGCTGGCCGAAGCGGTCGATTGCCCGCTGCATCTGGGCATCACCGAGGCGGGCGGGCTGATCGGCGGCACGGTCAAGTCCTCGATCGGCATCGGCAACCTGCTGTGGGCCGGGATCGGCGACACCCTGCGTGTCTCGCTTTCGGCCGAGCCGGAAGAGGAAGTGCGCGTCGGCTTCGAGATCCTGAAATCGCTGGGCCTGCGCACGCGCGGTGTCCGCGTCGTCTCGTGCCCTTCGTGCGCGCGGCAGGGCTTCGATGTGATCCGCACCGTGGAAGCACTGGAAGCGCGGCTTTCGCACATCAAGACGCCGCTTTCGCTGTCGGTGCTGGGCTGCGTGGTCAACGGTCCCGGCGAGGCGCGCGAGACCGACATCGGCCTGACCGGTGGCGGCAACGGCAAGCACATGGTCTATCTTTCGGGCGTGACCGACCACCATGTGCAGAGCGAGGACATGCTCGATCACATCGTCGCGCTGGTGGAAGCCAAGGCGGCGGAGATCGAGGCCGCGAACGACAAGGTCAGCGAAGCGGCGGAGTGA
- a CDS encoding TIGR02281 family clan AA aspartic protease: MNRLLALVLGMTAALLMLAQGGGVFNLSGPESGATDAAAVTVADLHASPDERGGNARESGVRGGSTVLDRGADGQFHVYGRVDGGEVRFLVDTGADMVALTVDDARRLGIDPPSSAYQPILRTASGQGYGAVVRIDRLAVDGREIGGIEAVVVRDLSVNLLGQSALKRLGKVTLEGDRLVISAS; encoded by the coding sequence ATGAATCGCCTGCTGGCCCTTGTTCTCGGGATGACTGCCGCGCTGCTCATGCTGGCGCAGGGAGGCGGCGTGTTCAACCTGTCCGGGCCGGAAAGCGGGGCGACGGATGCGGCCGCGGTGACGGTCGCCGATCTTCACGCATCGCCCGACGAGAGGGGTGGCAATGCCCGCGAAAGCGGCGTGCGCGGCGGATCGACCGTGCTCGATCGCGGCGCGGACGGGCAGTTCCACGTCTATGGCCGGGTCGATGGCGGCGAGGTGCGCTTCCTGGTCGATACCGGCGCGGACATGGTGGCGCTGACCGTGGACGACGCGCGGCGGCTGGGCATCGATCCGCCGTCGTCGGCCTACCAGCCGATCCTGCGCACGGCTTCGGGGCAGGGCTATGGCGCGGTGGTGCGGATCGACCGGCTCGCCGTGGACGGGCGCGAGATCGGCGGGATCGAGGCGGTGGTGGTGCGCGATCTTTCGGTCAACCTGCTGGGGCAGTCGGCGCTGAAGCGGCTGGGCAAGGTGACGCTGGAAGGCGACCGGCTGGTGATTTCGGCAAGTTGA
- a CDS encoding GNAT family N-acetyltransferase, with product MSISIRPATPEDLPLIGAFIRELAEYEKLAHEVRFDEAVLGAKLFGPRPYAEVVIGEVDGAAQGFALFFHNFSTFEGRPGVYLEDLFVRPAARGAGLGKALLAHLAALAIERDCARLEWWVLDWNEPAIGFYKALGARPMDEWTVMRVDGEALARLGAKASDS from the coding sequence ATGAGCATTTCCATCCGGCCTGCGACGCCCGAAGACCTGCCGCTGATCGGCGCCTTCATCCGCGAACTGGCGGAATACGAGAAACTGGCGCACGAGGTGCGCTTCGACGAGGCGGTGCTGGGCGCCAAGCTGTTCGGCCCGCGCCCCTATGCGGAAGTGGTGATCGGCGAAGTGGATGGCGCGGCACAGGGTTTTGCGCTGTTTTTCCATAACTTCTCAACCTTCGAAGGGCGGCCGGGCGTCTATCTGGAAGACCTGTTCGTGCGGCCCGCCGCGCGCGGGGCGGGGCTGGGCAAGGCGCTGCTGGCGCACCTGGCCGCGCTGGCGATCGAGCGCGACTGCGCCCGTCTGGAATGGTGGGTTCTCGACTGGAACGAACCGGCCATCGGGTTCTACAAGGCGCTGGGCGCGCGGCCCATGGACGAATGGACCGTGATGCGCGTGGATGGAGAAGCGCTTGCGCGACTCGGGGCGAAGGCGTCAGATTCCTGA
- a CDS encoding murein L,D-transpeptidase catalytic domain-containing protein — MKTRGNEAGIDRRAVLKGVGLAAVSAVAPARVFAQPYSPTEQHRRILDVAKEQMERVRPQLWRTDVVGVADFALPSSLPRLHFADLEKGEVRSFLVAHGKGSDPEHDGFLKRFSNEPNSLATSRGAFITYEWYKGKYGTSIRLGGVDPDNTNALDRAIVMHPAWYANTDMLAKWGKLGRSDGCFAMGEADFNEALWHLSGGRLLYADRLGIG, encoded by the coding sequence ATGAAGACTCGTGGGAACGAAGCCGGGATCGACCGGCGTGCGGTGCTGAAAGGCGTGGGCTTGGCGGCCGTCTCCGCCGTCGCGCCGGCAAGGGTCTTCGCGCAGCCCTATTCGCCGACCGAGCAGCACCGCCGCATTCTGGACGTGGCCAAGGAGCAGATGGAGCGTGTGCGCCCGCAGCTGTGGCGCACCGACGTGGTGGGCGTGGCCGATTTCGCGCTACCCTCCTCGCTGCCGCGCCTGCATTTCGCCGATCTCGAAAAGGGCGAGGTGCGCTCGTTCCTCGTCGCCCATGGCAAGGGATCGGACCCCGAGCACGACGGCTTTCTCAAGCGCTTCTCGAACGAGCCGAACAGCCTGGCCACCTCGCGCGGGGCGTTCATCACCTACGAATGGTACAAGGGCAAGTACGGCACCTCGATCCGGCTGGGCGGGGTGGACCCGGACAACACCAACGCGCTTGACCGCGCTATCGTGATGCACCCTGCCTGGTACGCCAATACCGACATGCTGGCGAAATGGGGCAAGCTCGGCCGCAGCGACGGCTGCTTCGCGATGGGCGAGGCGGATTTCAACGAGGCCCTGTGGCACCTCTCCGGCGGCCGCCTGCTCTATGCGGACCGGCTGGGGATCGGGTAG